The following coding sequences are from one Anolis sagrei isolate rAnoSag1 chromosome 6, rAnoSag1.mat, whole genome shotgun sequence window:
- the THRA gene encoding thyroid hormone receptor alpha, whose translation MEQKPSTVECLSEPEDTRWPDGKRKRKSSQCSVKSSMSGYIPSYLDKDEQCVVCGDKATGYHYRCITCEGCKGFFRRTIQKNLHPTYSCKYDGSCVIDKITRNQCQLCRFKKCIAVGMAMDLVLDDSKRVAKRKLIEENRERRRKEEMMKSLQHRPEPTAEEWELIHVATEAHRSTNAQGSHWKQKRKFLPEDIGQSPMASMPDGDKVDLEAFSEFTKIITPAITRVVDFAKKLPMFSELPCEDQIILLKGCCMEIMSLRAAVRYDPESETLTLSGEMAVKREQLKNGGLGVVSDAIFDLGKSLSAFNLDDTEVALLQVVLLMSSDRSGLICVDKIEKCQETYLLAFEHYINYRKHNIPHFWPKLLMKVTDLRMIGACHASRFLHMKVECPTELFPPLFLEVFEDQEV comes from the exons GGTACATCCCTAGCTACTTGGACAAAGATGAGCAGTGCGTCGTATGTGGAGACAAAGCCACGGGGTACCACTACCGGTGTATTACCTGTGAAGGCTGCAAG GGCTTTTTCCGACGGACCATCCAGAAGAACCTGCACCCAACATACTCCTGCAAGTATGATGGCTCCTGCGTCATCGACAAGATCACCCGCAACCAGTGCCAGCTTTGCCGATTCAAGAAGTGCATTGCTGTTGGCATGGCCATGGACT TGGTGCTGGACGACTCCAAGAGGGTAGCCAAGCGGAAGCTGATTGAAGAGAACCGGGAGAGGCGGCGCAAAGAAGAGATGATGAAATCCCTTCAGCATCGGCCAGAGCCAACCGCGGAGGAGTGGGAGCTGATCCACGTTGCCACAGAGGCACACCGCAGTACCAATGCCCAAGGCAGCCACTGGAAACAGAAGCGGAAATTCCTG CCCGAAGACATTGGTCAGTCTCCCATGGCCTCCATGCCTGATGGGGACAAAGTGGACTTGGAGGCATTCAGTGAGTTTACGAAGATTATCACCCCAGCCATCACTCGTGTGGTGGATTTTGCCAAAAAACTGCCCATGTTTTCAGAG CTGCCTTGTGAGGACCAGATCATCCTTTTGAAGGGCTGCTGCATGGAGATCATGTCATTGCGGGCGGCTGTGCGCTACGACCCCGAAAGTGAGACTCTGACACTAAGTGGCGAGATGGCTGTCAAGCGGGAGCAGCTGAAGAACGGCGGTTTGGGCGTGGTCTCGGATGCCATCTTTGATCTGGGCAAGTCTCTCTCTGCCTTCAACCTGGATGACACGGAAGTGGCGCTGCTCCAAGTTGTGCTGCTCATGTCCTCAG ACCGCAGTGGGCTGATCTGCGTCGACAAGATTGAAAAATGCCAAGAGACCTACCTGCTGGCATTTGAACACTACATCAACTATCGCAAACACAACATTCCCCACTTCTGGCCCAAGCTCCTCATGAAGGTGACCGACCTGCGCATGATTGGGGCTTGCCACGCCAGCCGCTTCCTGCACATGAAGGTGGAATGCCCCACGGAGCTCTTTCCCCCACTCTTCCTCGAGGTCTTCGAGGATCAGGAAGTCTAg